The following proteins come from a genomic window of Heyndrickxia acidicola:
- a CDS encoding dicarboxylate/amino acid:cation symporter, which yields MRFSFRSLTTQVLIAIVLGIIFGAIFPKTGANLKVLADIFVKMIKMVIAPIIFLTIVVGIAGMGDVKRVGRIGGKAILYFEIVSTFSLAIGILIATVFHPGSGMHAKPGHADISMYTKQAAESSHGVMDFIMGIIPDNFVGALANGELIPILFLAVLFGIALSGLGQRGKSIVELFEKLTDVFFRIVNIIMYYSPIAAFGAMSYTIGQFGISSLRSLGTLFVLTLAAMAIFIIVVLGLIARFYRFNIFHFIAYIKEEIFLVLGTSSSESALPRLMEKLEKYGCSKSVVGLVVPTGYSFNLDGTSIYLSMAALFIAQAFDVHLSFGQEVLLLGVLMLTSKGAAGVTGSGFVTLAATLAAFPSVPVAGIALLLGIDRFMSTARALTNLIGNGVAAVVVSKTEKEFDDRNTIKPEADPSIRAHS from the coding sequence ATGAGATTCAGCTTTAGAAGTCTTACTACACAGGTTTTGATTGCCATTGTTCTCGGTATTATCTTTGGAGCTATTTTTCCGAAAACTGGTGCTAACCTGAAGGTACTGGCTGATATTTTTGTCAAAATGATTAAGATGGTCATTGCCCCTATCATCTTTTTAACCATTGTGGTTGGTATCGCTGGTATGGGGGATGTAAAAAGGGTCGGAAGGATTGGAGGCAAAGCAATCCTTTATTTTGAAATCGTTTCTACCTTCTCACTTGCAATCGGCATTCTGATTGCGACTGTTTTCCATCCGGGATCAGGCATGCATGCAAAACCCGGACATGCGGATATTTCCATGTATACCAAACAGGCTGCCGAGAGCAGTCATGGTGTGATGGATTTTATCATGGGGATTATCCCTGATAACTTTGTAGGCGCCCTTGCAAATGGTGAGCTGATCCCTATTCTTTTCCTTGCCGTCCTATTCGGTATTGCCCTTTCAGGATTAGGGCAGCGTGGTAAGTCTATTGTAGAGCTGTTTGAAAAATTAACAGATGTATTCTTTCGAATAGTGAACATTATCATGTATTATTCTCCTATTGCTGCATTCGGCGCTATGTCGTATACTATCGGCCAATTCGGTATTAGTTCACTAAGATCATTAGGCACATTATTCGTATTAACTCTTGCTGCTATGGCCATCTTTATCATAGTAGTCCTTGGGTTAATCGCAAGGTTTTATCGTTTTAATATCTTCCATTTTATCGCTTATATTAAAGAGGAAATTTTTCTCGTTTTGGGTACTTCGTCTTCGGAATCAGCCCTACCACGCCTGATGGAAAAGCTTGAAAAATACGGATGCTCCAAATCAGTTGTAGGGCTTGTTGTCCCGACAGGTTACTCTTTTAATCTCGATGGGACATCTATTTATCTTTCCATGGCTGCCTTGTTTATTGCCCAGGCATTCGACGTACATTTAAGCTTCGGGCAGGAGGTCCTTCTTCTCGGGGTTCTAATGCTGACCTCTAAAGGTGCTGCCGGCGTGACAGGCTCCGGATTTGTTACACTTGCGGCAACGCTTGCAGCATTCCCTAGTGTGCCAGTGGCAGGAATTGCTCTTCTATTGGGCATAGACAGATTTATGTCGACGGCCCGTGCATTAACAAATTTAATAGGAAATGGAGTTGCTGCCGTTGTTGTATCAAAAACGGAAAAAGAATTCGATGACAGGAATACTATTAAACCTGAAGCCGATCCTTCTATTCGTGCCCATTCCTAA
- a CDS encoding response regulator, which translates to MQTIRVLIVEDDPMVLEINAEFVSKLEGFKVIAKTGSGTEALSFLKTFCPDLILLDYFLPDMNGLALLQRIRSQSLPVDVIMLTANRDSLHIEEIFRAGAADYIVKPFRFERFQLSLAQYRKMKKKLTESRFLNQDELDELPRTFSGEVFAVMDEGLPKGLNERTMQQILEFLHDQSSPLSAEEIAAGTGLARVTARRYLEFLQKKGEIQIEVQYGSVGRPINRYRI; encoded by the coding sequence ATGCAAACCATCCGAGTGCTGATTGTCGAGGATGACCCAATGGTCTTGGAAATAAATGCTGAATTTGTGTCCAAGCTTGAGGGCTTTAAAGTCATTGCAAAAACGGGATCCGGCACAGAGGCGCTTTCCTTTTTAAAAACGTTTTGTCCTGACCTTATACTACTCGATTATTTTTTACCTGATATGAATGGTCTTGCACTGCTTCAAAGAATTCGTTCACAGAGCTTGCCCGTCGATGTCATTATGCTGACGGCCAATCGCGATTCCCTTCATATTGAAGAAATCTTTCGTGCAGGTGCTGCAGATTACATTGTTAAGCCCTTTCGATTCGAGCGATTTCAGTTATCATTAGCACAGTATCGTAAAATGAAAAAAAAGCTGACAGAAAGCCGCTTTCTTAATCAGGATGAACTTGATGAGCTCCCACGCACTTTTTCAGGCGAGGTTTTTGCCGTAATGGATGAAGGGCTCCCAAAAGGGCTAAATGAAAGAACCATGCAGCAAATCCTTGAATTTTTGCACGATCAATCCTCTCCCCTATCTGCAGAGGAGATAGCCGCAGGAACAGGACTGGCACGTGTCACAGCAAGAAGATATTTAGAATTTCTCCAAAAAAAGGGCGAAATTCAAATTGAAGTACAGTATGGATCTGTTGGCAGACCTATCAATCGCTACAGGATTTAA